The Petropleomorpha daqingensis genome includes a window with the following:
- a CDS encoding ankyrin repeat domain-containing protein, giving the protein MTTRMTVQRLVRLIAAGDVDEVRTAVADNPRLLARAVEREGEGGWTPLHVAVAERQEKIVRQLVEAGADLSATTEQGRTPLHVALEQAPDLVGVLRELGAPVDAASAAFLGDLDRLREELARGAHLSDPVTGVDLLAFAALGGSVTTARLLLEHGADPDRGALHAAAAGAHVALVRTLLDAGADADKRDPESGRTPLHAAVTAGGDGDAAEIVRVLLAAGADVNATTNDGASALDISRVAAARSRSADAGRATGNDALAELLVANGATD; this is encoded by the coding sequence ATGACCACCCGCATGACCGTCCAGCGCCTGGTCCGGCTGATCGCTGCCGGGGACGTCGACGAGGTCCGCACCGCGGTCGCGGACAACCCGCGGCTGCTCGCGCGCGCCGTGGAGCGGGAGGGCGAGGGCGGCTGGACGCCGCTGCACGTGGCCGTGGCGGAACGGCAGGAGAAGATCGTCCGGCAGCTGGTCGAGGCCGGTGCCGACCTCTCCGCGACCACCGAGCAGGGCCGCACGCCGCTGCACGTCGCGCTCGAGCAGGCGCCCGACCTGGTCGGGGTGCTCCGCGAGCTCGGCGCGCCGGTGGACGCGGCCAGCGCCGCCTTCCTCGGCGACCTCGACCGGCTCCGCGAGGAACTGGCCCGCGGTGCACACCTCTCCGACCCCGTGACCGGTGTCGACCTGCTGGCCTTCGCCGCGCTCGGGGGTTCGGTGACCACGGCGCGGCTGCTGCTCGAGCACGGCGCGGACCCCGATCGCGGGGCGCTGCACGCCGCGGCGGCCGGCGCCCACGTCGCCCTGGTGCGCACCCTGCTCGACGCCGGCGCCGACGCCGACAAGCGCGATCCCGAGTCCGGCCGCACGCCGCTGCACGCGGCGGTGACAGCGGGCGGGGACGGCGACGCCGCGGAGATCGTGCGGGTGCTCCTCGCCGCCGGTGCCGACGTCAACGCCACGACCAACGACGGCGCCAGCGCGCTCGACATCAGCCGGGTGGCCGCGGCACGGTCCCGCAGCGCCGACGCGGGCCGCGCGACCGGCAACGACGCGCTCGCCGAACTGCTCGTGGCGAACGGCGCAACCGACTGA
- a CDS encoding ABC transporter permease, whose amino-acid sequence MTRLVRAEWTKLFTTRVWIGLLLGACVLAGGFSALFTGLAGVSQNGQPGLPAVGTSDYEQLVFSVGANASVLLLILGIIGMTQEYRHRTATPTFLTTPRRGNVVIGKLLAYALVAVPFALLILAVNVLVVEIYAGARGDAPALNADNLQTLGAAGLVLVVFSVIGVGVGALLRNQVGAIVGSLVYLYVVEPIVSSISAIQPAYKWLPGGAVQAITSDFQAPDLLEPWQGVLLLLGYGLVAALLGTFLAVRRDVV is encoded by the coding sequence ATGACCCGGCTCGTCCGCGCCGAGTGGACCAAGCTCTTCACCACCCGCGTCTGGATCGGCCTGCTGCTCGGCGCGTGCGTGCTCGCCGGCGGCTTCTCCGCCCTGTTCACCGGGCTGGCCGGGGTCTCGCAGAACGGCCAGCCGGGCCTGCCCGCCGTCGGCACCTCCGACTACGAGCAGCTGGTCTTCTCCGTCGGCGCGAACGCCAGCGTACTGCTGCTGATCCTCGGCATCATCGGGATGACCCAGGAGTACCGGCACCGGACGGCGACGCCGACCTTCCTCACCACGCCCCGCCGCGGCAACGTCGTCATCGGCAAGCTGCTCGCGTACGCGCTGGTGGCAGTGCCGTTCGCGCTGCTGATCCTGGCCGTGAACGTCCTGGTCGTGGAGATCTACGCCGGCGCCCGCGGAGACGCACCCGCGCTGAACGCCGACAACCTGCAGACCCTCGGCGCGGCCGGGCTGGTGCTGGTGGTCTTCTCGGTCATCGGTGTGGGCGTCGGCGCGCTGCTGCGCAACCAGGTGGGCGCGATCGTGGGCTCGTTGGTCTACCTGTACGTGGTCGAACCGATCGTGTCCTCGATCAGCGCGATCCAACCTGCGTACAAGTGGCTGCCCGGCGGCGCGGTCCAGGCGATCACGTCGGACTTCCAGGCACCCGATCTGCTCGAGCCCTGGCAGGGCGTCCTCCTCCTGCTCGGCTACGGTCTGGTCGCCGCACTCCTGGGTACGTTCCTCGCCGTCCGCCGAGACGTGGTCTGA
- a CDS encoding multifunctional oxoglutarate decarboxylase/oxoglutarate dehydrogenase thiamine pyrophosphate-binding subunit/dihydrolipoyllysine-residue succinyltransferase subunit, whose protein sequence is MSSSRPSSSNSSSVAGFGTNEWLVEEMYQQYLADPSSVDQAWHEFFADYRPGSPVSSGLDREKPTQQPAPAPQPNGAPAAQPAPATPAADSAGAQGAATQSDATQKPATPAAPPRATPVPERTEATVVDRAADRRDLQQPAAPAAPTAPAKPQPSKSEANGVVRSPLRGAAAAVVKNMNASLTVPTATSVRAVPAKLLVDNRIVINNHLARSRGGKVSFTHLIGYALVRALDDFPNMNNAFAEVDGKPTLVQPEHVNFGLAIDLPKADGTRSLVVANIKGAETMDFAQFWGGYEDIIRRARANKLTMDDFSGTTISLTNPGTIGTNHSVPRLTAGQGAIIGVGAMEYPAEFQGMSPEALAEMALSKIITLTSTYDHRIIQGAESGDFLRRIHGLLLGEDGFYDEVFRSLRIPYEPVRWVPDKLVSHEGQIDKEARVIEVIEAYRRNGHLMADTDPLEFKVRTHPDLDIVEHGLTLWDLDRHFPVGGFAGERTMLLRDILGVLRNSYCRTVGVEYMHITDPEEREWLQKRIEVKHEQPDRDKQKHILGRLNAAEAFETFLQTKYVGQKRFSLEGGESVIPILDEVLIAGTDYDLDEVAIGMAHRGRLNVLANVLGKSYQKIFGEFEGNIDPSTVQGSGDVKYHLGAEGTFKNPFRDASIDVSLASNPSHLETVNPVLEGIARAKQDLIDKGEQGFTVLPVLLHGDSAFAGQGVVAETLNLSQLRGYRTGGTVHVVINNQVGFTTSPAAARSSLYSTDVARMIGAPIFHVNGDDPEACVRVARLAVDYRQAFKKDVVIDLICYRRRGHNEGDDPSMTQPLMYDIIDRKRSVRKLYTEALVGRGDITLQEAEEALKDYRGQLERAFAETHDARDAAKPEPVMDPRTPQESTVRTAITPEVLKIIGDAHVSLPEDFHVHPKLQRLLERRAAMASEGNIDWAMGELLAFGSLLMQGVPVRLAGQDSRRGTFVQRHSVLIDRENAREYTPLANLAEDQAKFFVYDSLLSEYAALGFEYGYSVANPKALVLWEAQFGDFVDGAQMVIDEFISSGEAKWGQRSGVALLLPHGLEGQGPDHSSGRIERFLQLSAENNMTVANCTTPANYFHLLRRQALSDVHRPLVVFTPKSLLRAKVAVSQVADFTEENFAPVLADPGVGGEPLDPSAVRRVLLCSGKVAYDLGAHREAEGIADTAIIRVEQLYPLPGAQIREALDRYPNAQDFVWVQEEPANMGAWQFMAVNLPEDLGGRTLRRVSRKASASPAVGSAKVHDAEQRELVASAFGD, encoded by the coding sequence GTGAGCTCATCCAGGCCGTCCTCCTCGAACTCCTCCTCCGTGGCGGGATTCGGCACCAACGAGTGGCTGGTCGAGGAGATGTACCAGCAGTACCTCGCCGACCCGTCCAGCGTGGACCAGGCCTGGCACGAGTTCTTCGCCGACTACCGGCCCGGTAGCCCGGTCTCCTCCGGTCTGGACCGGGAGAAGCCGACCCAGCAGCCCGCGCCGGCGCCGCAGCCCAACGGGGCCCCCGCCGCGCAGCCGGCGCCTGCGACGCCCGCCGCCGACTCCGCCGGCGCGCAGGGTGCGGCCACGCAGTCCGACGCCACCCAGAAGCCGGCCACCCCGGCCGCCCCGCCGCGGGCCACGCCGGTGCCCGAGCGCACCGAGGCCACCGTGGTCGACCGGGCCGCCGACCGCCGCGACCTGCAGCAGCCGGCCGCCCCCGCGGCCCCGACCGCGCCCGCGAAGCCCCAGCCGTCGAAGAGCGAGGCCAACGGCGTCGTCCGCTCGCCGCTGCGGGGCGCGGCGGCCGCCGTCGTCAAGAACATGAACGCCTCGCTGACCGTCCCGACGGCGACCAGCGTGCGCGCGGTGCCGGCCAAGCTGCTGGTCGACAACCGCATCGTGATCAACAACCACCTCGCCCGCTCGCGCGGCGGGAAGGTCTCGTTCACCCACCTGATCGGCTACGCGCTGGTCCGGGCGCTGGACGACTTCCCGAACATGAACAACGCCTTCGCCGAGGTCGACGGCAAGCCGACCCTGGTGCAGCCCGAGCACGTCAACTTCGGCCTGGCGATCGACCTGCCCAAGGCCGACGGCACCCGCTCGCTCGTCGTCGCCAACATCAAGGGCGCCGAGACGATGGACTTCGCCCAGTTCTGGGGTGGTTACGAGGACATCATCCGGCGCGCCCGGGCGAACAAGTTGACGATGGACGACTTCTCCGGCACCACGATCAGCCTGACCAACCCGGGCACGATCGGCACCAACCACTCGGTGCCGCGGCTGACCGCCGGCCAGGGCGCGATCATCGGCGTCGGCGCGATGGAGTACCCCGCCGAGTTCCAGGGGATGAGCCCCGAGGCGCTGGCCGAGATGGCGCTCTCCAAGATCATCACCCTGACGTCGACCTACGACCACCGGATCATCCAGGGCGCGGAGTCCGGTGACTTCCTGCGCCGGATCCACGGGCTGCTGCTCGGCGAGGACGGCTTCTACGACGAGGTCTTCCGCTCGCTGCGCATCCCCTACGAGCCGGTCCGCTGGGTGCCCGACAAGCTGGTCAGCCACGAGGGCCAGATCGACAAGGAAGCCCGGGTCATCGAGGTCATCGAGGCCTACCGGCGCAACGGCCACCTCATGGCCGACACCGACCCGCTGGAGTTCAAGGTCCGCACCCACCCCGACCTCGACATCGTCGAGCACGGGCTGACGCTGTGGGACCTCGACCGGCACTTCCCCGTCGGCGGCTTCGCCGGCGAGCGCACGATGCTGCTGCGCGACATCCTCGGCGTGCTGCGCAACTCCTACTGCCGCACGGTCGGCGTGGAGTACATGCACATCACCGACCCCGAGGAGCGCGAGTGGCTGCAGAAGCGCATCGAGGTCAAGCACGAGCAGCCCGACCGGGACAAGCAGAAGCACATCCTCGGCCGGCTCAACGCCGCTGAGGCCTTCGAGACCTTCCTGCAGACCAAGTACGTCGGGCAGAAGCGGTTCAGCCTCGAGGGCGGCGAGTCGGTCATCCCGATCCTCGACGAGGTACTCATCGCCGGCACCGACTACGACCTCGACGAGGTCGCGATCGGCATGGCGCACCGCGGCCGGCTCAACGTGCTGGCCAACGTGCTCGGCAAGAGCTACCAGAAGATCTTCGGCGAGTTCGAGGGCAACATCGACCCCTCGACGGTCCAGGGGTCCGGCGACGTGAAGTACCACCTCGGCGCCGAGGGCACCTTCAAGAACCCGTTCCGCGACGCCTCGATCGACGTCTCGCTGGCCAGCAACCCGAGCCACCTCGAGACGGTCAACCCGGTGCTCGAGGGCATCGCCCGCGCCAAGCAGGACCTCATCGACAAGGGCGAGCAGGGCTTCACCGTCCTGCCGGTGCTGCTGCACGGCGACTCGGCCTTCGCCGGCCAGGGCGTCGTCGCCGAGACGCTGAACCTCTCGCAGCTGCGCGGCTACCGCACCGGCGGCACGGTGCACGTCGTCATCAACAACCAGGTCGGTTTCACCACCAGCCCGGCCGCGGCGCGCTCGAGCCTCTACTCGACCGACGTCGCGCGGATGATCGGCGCGCCGATCTTCCACGTGAACGGCGACGACCCCGAGGCGTGCGTCCGGGTGGCGCGGCTGGCGGTCGACTACCGGCAGGCGTTCAAGAAGGACGTCGTCATCGACCTGATCTGCTACCGCCGCCGCGGGCACAACGAGGGCGACGACCCGTCGATGACCCAGCCGCTGATGTACGACATCATCGACCGCAAGCGCTCGGTCCGGAAGCTGTACACCGAGGCGCTGGTCGGCCGCGGCGACATCACGCTGCAGGAGGCCGAGGAGGCGCTCAAGGACTACCGCGGGCAGCTGGAGCGCGCCTTCGCCGAGACCCACGACGCGCGCGACGCGGCCAAGCCGGAACCGGTCATGGACCCGCGCACGCCGCAGGAGTCGACGGTCCGGACGGCGATCACGCCCGAAGTCCTCAAGATCATCGGTGACGCGCACGTCTCGCTGCCCGAGGACTTCCACGTCCACCCGAAGCTGCAGCGGCTGCTGGAGCGCCGGGCGGCCATGGCCAGCGAGGGCAACATCGACTGGGCGATGGGCGAGCTGCTGGCCTTCGGCTCGCTGCTCATGCAGGGCGTGCCGGTGCGGCTGGCCGGCCAGGACTCCCGCCGTGGCACGTTCGTGCAGCGCCACTCGGTGCTCATCGACCGGGAGAACGCCCGGGAGTACACGCCGCTGGCGAACCTGGCCGAGGACCAGGCGAAGTTCTTCGTCTACGACTCGCTGCTCTCCGAGTACGCGGCCCTGGGCTTCGAGTACGGCTACTCGGTGGCCAACCCGAAGGCCCTGGTGCTGTGGGAGGCGCAGTTCGGCGACTTCGTCGACGGCGCGCAGATGGTCATCGACGAGTTCATCAGCTCCGGCGAGGCCAAGTGGGGCCAGCGCTCCGGCGTCGCCCTGCTGCTGCCGCACGGCCTCGAGGGCCAGGGCCCCGACCACTCCAGCGGCCGGATCGAGCGATTCCTGCAGCTGTCGGCGGAGAACAACATGACCGTCGCCAACTGCACGACGCCCGCGAACTACTTCCACCTGCTCCGCCGGCAGGCGCTGTCCGACGTGCACCGGCCGCTGGTCGTGTTCACGCCGAAGTCGCTGCTGCGGGCCAAGGTCGCCGTCAGCCAGGTCGCTGACTTCACCGAGGAGAACTTCGCCCCGGTGCTCGCCGACCCCGGTGTCGGTGGCGAGCCGCTCGACCCGAGCGCCGTGCGCCGGGTGCTGCTCTGCAGCGGCAAGGTGGCCTACGACCTCGGCGCGCACCGCGAGGCCGAGGGCATCGCCGACACCGCGATCATCCGGGTCGAGCAGCTCTACCCGCTGCCCGGCGCGCAGATCCGCGAGGCGCTCGACCGGTACCCGAACGCCCAGGACTTCGTCTGGGTGCAGGAGGAGCCGGCCAACATGGGTGCCTGGCAGTTCATGGCCGTCAACCTGCCCGAAGACCTCGGTGGCCGGACGCTGCGCCGGGTCAGCCGCAAGGCCTCGGCCAGCCCGGCGGTCGGCTCGGCCAAGGTGCACGACGCCGAGCAGCGGGAGCTGGTGGCGTCGGCCTTTGGGGACTGA
- the ppk2 gene encoding polyphosphate kinase 2, whose protein sequence is MTARAKASVEEAPHPAARVSNKFYEQELTRLQVELVKQQEYIRAKGLRVVLVFEGRDAAGKGGAIQRITEQLNPRFARIVALAAPTERERGQWYFQRYVAHLPARGEMVLFDRSWYNRAGVERVMGFCSDEEYWEFLRSCPEFERMLVRSGIQLIKYWFSVSDTEQERRFQARLHDPTKRWKLSPMDLEARNRWVDFSKAKDAMLAATDIPEAPWWVVEAEVKKRARLNVIHHLLDQVPYEDLTPKPPKLPPRPPIRDDYVRPPRSSQNFVPDVVPG, encoded by the coding sequence ATGACCGCCCGAGCCAAGGCGTCGGTCGAAGAGGCACCGCATCCGGCCGCGCGTGTGAGCAACAAGTTCTACGAGCAGGAGCTGACCCGGCTGCAGGTGGAGCTGGTCAAGCAGCAGGAGTACATCCGCGCCAAGGGCCTGCGGGTGGTGCTGGTCTTCGAGGGCCGGGACGCCGCCGGCAAGGGCGGCGCCATCCAGCGGATCACCGAGCAGCTCAACCCCCGGTTCGCGCGCATCGTCGCGCTCGCCGCACCGACGGAGCGCGAGCGCGGCCAGTGGTACTTCCAGCGCTACGTCGCCCACCTGCCCGCCCGCGGCGAGATGGTCCTGTTCGACCGCTCCTGGTACAACCGCGCCGGCGTCGAGCGGGTCATGGGCTTCTGCTCCGACGAGGAGTACTGGGAGTTCCTGCGCTCCTGCCCGGAATTCGAGCGGATGCTGGTGCGCAGCGGCATCCAGCTGATCAAGTACTGGTTCTCGGTCAGCGACACCGAGCAGGAGCGGCGGTTCCAGGCGCGGCTGCACGACCCGACCAAGCGCTGGAAGCTGAGCCCGATGGACCTCGAGGCGCGCAACCGGTGGGTCGACTTCTCCAAGGCCAAGGACGCGATGCTCGCCGCGACCGACATCCCCGAGGCGCCGTGGTGGGTGGTCGAGGCCGAGGTGAAGAAGCGGGCGCGGCTGAACGTGATCCACCACCTGCTCGACCAGGTGCCCTACGAGGACCTCACCCCCAAGCCGCCGAAGCTGCCGCCCCGCCCGCCGATCCGCGACGACTACGTCCGACCGCCCCGGTCCAGCCAGAACTTCGTGCCGGACGTCGTCCCGGGCTGA
- a CDS encoding RtcB family protein has product MERLSDKLLNWASILDEQARLQAERTASMPFVRPHVALMPDAHLGKGATVGSVLPTEGAIVPAAVGVDIGCGMIALRTPWSADEVRGRGPLAPLRGDIERAVPLSAGKYNKHLTGTAKDRVAALEEYGEELGVLGSVTSTAPNWPMQLGSLGSGNHFLELTADEQQRVWLFLHSGSRGVGNKIASKHIAIAQQRGLPDLPDRDLAWLDEETPEFDRYIAELRWAQRFALLNREEMMDRLAGCLAAHMGVDATPALETINCHHNFTQRETHDGVDLWVSRKGAIQAKQGQAGLIPGSMGTASYVTSGLGNPLSLESAPHGAGRAYSRTKARKTFTRAQLDEAMAGIEWRHSDVFLDEIPQAYKPIDRVMEDAKDLVEIRHTLRQLVNVKGD; this is encoded by the coding sequence GTGGAACGACTGTCCGACAAGCTCCTCAACTGGGCGAGCATCCTCGACGAGCAGGCCCGGCTGCAGGCCGAGCGCACGGCGTCGATGCCGTTCGTCCGCCCGCACGTCGCACTCATGCCCGACGCGCACCTCGGCAAGGGCGCCACGGTCGGCTCGGTGCTGCCGACCGAGGGCGCGATCGTCCCGGCCGCGGTCGGCGTCGACATCGGCTGCGGCATGATCGCGCTGCGCACGCCGTGGTCGGCGGACGAGGTGCGCGGCCGCGGTCCGCTGGCGCCACTGCGCGGGGACATCGAGCGGGCGGTGCCGCTGTCGGCCGGCAAGTACAACAAGCACCTCACCGGGACGGCGAAAGACCGGGTCGCGGCGCTCGAGGAGTACGGCGAGGAGCTCGGCGTCCTCGGGTCGGTGACGTCGACCGCGCCGAACTGGCCGATGCAGTTGGGCAGCCTGGGCTCCGGGAATCACTTCCTCGAGCTGACCGCCGACGAGCAGCAGCGGGTCTGGCTGTTCCTGCACTCGGGCAGCCGCGGTGTCGGCAACAAGATCGCCTCGAAGCACATCGCGATCGCGCAGCAGCGGGGTCTGCCCGACCTGCCCGACCGGGACCTGGCCTGGCTGGACGAGGAGACGCCGGAGTTCGACCGCTACATCGCCGAGCTGCGCTGGGCGCAGCGGTTCGCACTGCTCAACCGCGAGGAGATGATGGATCGACTCGCCGGCTGCCTGGCCGCGCACATGGGCGTCGACGCCACTCCGGCGCTCGAGACGATCAACTGCCACCACAACTTCACCCAGCGGGAGACGCACGACGGCGTCGACCTCTGGGTGTCCCGCAAGGGCGCCATCCAGGCGAAGCAGGGGCAGGCCGGGCTGATCCCCGGGTCGATGGGCACGGCGAGCTACGTGACCAGCGGCCTGGGCAACCCGCTCTCGCTGGAGTCCGCGCCGCACGGCGCCGGCCGGGCGTACTCGCGGACCAAGGCGCGCAAGACCTTCACCCGCGCGCAGCTCGACGAGGCGATGGCCGGCATCGAGTGGCGGCACAGCGACGTCTTCCTCGACGAGATCCCTCAGGCGTACAAGCCCATCGATCGGGTCATGGAGGACGCGAAGGACCTGGTGGAGATCCGGCACACCCTCCGCCAGCTGGTGAACGTCAAGGGCGACTGA
- a CDS encoding metal-dependent hydrolase — translation MLGHSHALSGLAAGAATLPWAPVHGAVAQGAWVAAAGGFAMLPDLDQQKTTISRMWGPVTDLPAALINKISGGHRWGTHDAILAPVVFGFLAMAASRTFPTSLLVLAIAIGLALRALNFVIPGRVENTIIGNLVISWGGAWLFLDHSPPPMWLPWAVAVGVLAHIVGDFLTREGIPLPLIWILHRCRFALIHLRTGATVERVLLAPAFLVATLVFLYLNTGVSAAVDPVVARIIGGVGSG, via the coding sequence GTGCTCGGTCACTCCCATGCCCTCTCGGGGCTCGCCGCCGGAGCCGCGACGCTGCCCTGGGCTCCCGTGCACGGCGCGGTGGCGCAGGGCGCCTGGGTCGCCGCGGCGGGTGGCTTCGCGATGCTGCCCGACCTCGACCAGCAGAAGACGACGATCTCGCGCATGTGGGGACCGGTCACCGACCTGCCCGCGGCGCTGATCAACAAGATCTCCGGCGGCCACCGCTGGGGCACCCACGACGCGATCCTGGCGCCCGTCGTCTTCGGGTTCCTGGCCATGGCCGCGTCCAGGACGTTCCCGACCAGCCTGCTGGTGCTGGCGATCGCGATCGGCCTGGCGCTGCGGGCGCTGAACTTCGTCATCCCGGGCCGGGTCGAGAACACGATCATCGGCAACCTGGTGATCTCGTGGGGCGGCGCGTGGCTGTTCCTCGACCACAGCCCGCCGCCCATGTGGCTGCCGTGGGCGGTCGCGGTCGGCGTGCTGGCGCACATCGTGGGTGACTTCCTGACCCGCGAGGGCATCCCGCTGCCGCTGATCTGGATCCTGCACCGCTGCCGGTTCGCGCTCATCCACCTGCGCACCGGCGCGACCGTGGAGCGGGTGCTGCTGGCGCCGGCGTTCCTGGTCGCCACGCTGGTGTTCCTGTACCTGAACACGGGGGTCTCCGCGGCGGTCGACCCGGTCGTCGCCCGGATCATCGGCGGCGTCGGCAGCGGCTGA
- a CDS encoding universal stress protein, which yields MSDAYRTVVVGTDGSESSLRAVARAGAIAGAVGATLVVACAYLPSDTDDRELAQAQDTLGDEAYQVVGSHPAEDTVRSAGERAAKAGAKDVKTVAVMGSPVEALLDVVKKENADLLVVGNKGLNGIKGRLLGSVPADATRRSGVDVLVVHTT from the coding sequence GTGAGTGACGCTTACCGCACGGTCGTCGTCGGCACCGACGGCTCCGAGTCCTCCCTGCGCGCGGTCGCCCGTGCCGGAGCGATCGCCGGTGCCGTCGGCGCGACCCTCGTCGTCGCCTGCGCCTACCTGCCGAGCGACACCGACGACCGCGAGCTCGCCCAGGCCCAGGACACCCTCGGCGACGAGGCCTACCAGGTCGTCGGCTCGCACCCCGCCGAGGACACCGTCCGCTCCGCCGGCGAGCGCGCGGCCAAGGCCGGCGCCAAGGACGTGAAGACGGTGGCCGTGATGGGCTCGCCGGTCGAGGCGCTGCTCGACGTCGTCAAGAAGGAGAACGCCGACCTGCTCGTCGTCGGCAACAAGGGCCTCAACGGCATCAAGGGACGGCTGCTCGGCTCGGTGCCGGCCGATGCCACCCGGCGCTCCGGCGTCGACGTGCTCGTCGTCCACACGACGTAG
- a CDS encoding ABC transporter ATP-binding protein produces MNGLSKSFGSVRAVDNLSFTVEPRSVTGFLGPNGAGKTTTLRMLLGLETPDTGRATFDGKTYTQLAEPVRTVGAVLETAFHPARSGRNHLRVYCRAAGLPTSRADEVLGQVGLADAGDRRAGGYSLGMRQRLALATALLGDPSVLVLDEPANGLDPEGIQWLRGFLQHLAHVEGRTILVSSHLLAEMEQTTDRVVIIGAGKLVREGSIAELRAGADGAGTVLARSPEAHRLAEVLRADGHPVQSEDGDSLTVTGIATADVGRYAFGANIELHELRSVSNGLEDIYFRLTAGQEQYAATAPAAATPQEETR; encoded by the coding sequence GTGAACGGGCTGTCCAAGTCCTTCGGTTCCGTGCGCGCCGTCGACAACCTGTCCTTCACCGTCGAGCCGCGCTCGGTCACCGGCTTCCTCGGCCCCAACGGCGCCGGCAAGACGACCACCCTGCGGATGCTCCTCGGCCTGGAGACCCCGGACACCGGGCGGGCCACGTTCGACGGCAAGACCTACACCCAGCTCGCCGAGCCGGTGCGCACCGTCGGCGCCGTCCTGGAGACCGCCTTCCACCCGGCGCGCAGCGGACGCAACCACCTCCGGGTGTACTGCCGCGCCGCCGGGCTGCCGACCTCGCGCGCCGACGAGGTGCTCGGCCAGGTGGGCCTCGCCGACGCCGGCGACCGCCGCGCCGGGGGCTACTCGCTGGGCATGCGGCAGCGCCTGGCCCTGGCCACCGCCCTGCTCGGCGACCCGTCGGTCCTGGTGCTCGACGAGCCGGCCAACGGCCTCGACCCCGAGGGCATCCAGTGGCTGCGCGGCTTCCTGCAGCACCTGGCGCACGTCGAGGGCCGCACGATCCTGGTCTCCAGCCACCTGCTGGCCGAGATGGAGCAGACGACCGACCGGGTGGTCATCATCGGCGCGGGCAAGCTGGTGCGGGAGGGGTCGATCGCCGAGCTGCGCGCCGGTGCCGACGGTGCCGGGACCGTGCTCGCCCGCAGCCCCGAGGCGCACCGGCTGGCCGAGGTCCTGCGGGCCGACGGGCACCCCGTCCAGAGCGAGGACGGCGACTCGCTGACCGTCACCGGGATCGCCACCGCCGACGTCGGCCGCTACGCCTTCGGCGCGAACATCGAGCTGCACGAGCTGCGCTCGGTCTCCAACGGCCTCGAGGACATCTACTTCCGGCTCACCGCCGGCCAGGAGCAGTACGCCGCGACCGCCCCCGCGGCCGCGACGCCTCAGGAGGAGACCCGATGA
- a CDS encoding DUF6104 family protein has product MYFTDRGLEELADRRGEEQVSLAWLADQLQAFVDQNPDFEVPVERLATWLARGGTDDDTDD; this is encoded by the coding sequence GTGTACTTCACCGATCGCGGGCTGGAGGAGCTGGCCGACCGGCGGGGCGAGGAGCAGGTCTCCCTCGCCTGGCTGGCCGACCAGCTCCAGGCCTTCGTCGACCAGAACCCCGACTTCGAGGTGCCCGTCGAGCGGCTGGCCACGTGGCTGGCCCGCGGGGGCACGGACGACGACACCGACGACTGA